A region from the Pempheris klunzingeri isolate RE-2024b chromosome 17, fPemKlu1.hap1, whole genome shotgun sequence genome encodes:
- the LOC139216283 gene encoding 5-hydroxytryptamine receptor 3A-like, with product MAALWILAFLALIGFSSSQTSDCSYLVLLKHLNLTQANDVLQIMRPVKNWATATLVQLDMLVYGILGVDEKSQTITSHIWIHMQWTNEFLTWNSSDFCGINMLNIPRSRLWIPDVSIQEDASDSGSIKHSPFVSLSSNGSVQSNSRQRLTSTCQLDLLLFPFDFQNCNITFFPMSSEASVIELGTLVNDSTVSELSELIMVTRGEWDLEDIVILLEPAIKGGSKNGKLVYSVKLVRKPMLYVINLIVPLFYLLVLDLASFFINGARGEKLGFKVTILLSISVLLLILKDMLPSTEENLPLMANYCVVIFALVGLSVLEAMLVSFLSDLDDYQKAERSVKIELEADNHKEPDLAQEEGQMKPQQSHLPLNGPSSNDLLNLLLEEMKAARQEAERRDTDMGVLGFYKRQACIIDTVFFFLYFLTVVIYLIYMYSIWIHQYCIS from the exons ATGGCAGCTCTGTGGATTCTGGCTTTTCTTGCTTTAATTG GTTTCTCCAGCAGTCAGACCTCAGACTGCTCATACCTTGTTCTTCTGAAACACTTGAACTTGACTCAAGCAAATGATGTTCTACAAATCATGCGGCCGGTGAAGAACTGGGCCACAGCCACCCTTGTTCAGCTGGACATGTTGGTGTACGGTATTTTAGGAGTG GATGAGAAGTCTCAAACTATCACCAGTCACATCTGGATCCACATG CAATGGACAAATGAATTCCTAACTTGGAATTCATCCGACTTTTGTGGGATAAACATGTTGAATATTCCAAGATCGAGGCTGTGGATCCCAGATGTCAGCATCCAAGAGGA CGCGTCTGATTCTGGCAGTATTAAACACAGTCCGTTTGTCAGTCTGTCATCCAACGGTTCCGTGCAATCGAACTCACGTCAGCGGCTGACCTCCACCTGTCAGCTGGATCTCTTGCTGTTCCCCTTTGATTTTCAGAACTGTAACATCACATTTTTCCCCATGAGCTCTGAAG CAAGCGTTATAGAACTAGGAACACTCGTCAATGACTCAACCGTTTCTGAGTTGTCTGAGCTGATCATGGTTACAAGGGGCGAATGGGACCTTGAAGATATAGTCATTCTCCTTGAGCCTGCTATTAAGGGTGGTTCAAAAAATGGAAAACTTGTGTATTCG gTAAAACTCGTCAGGAAGCCGATGCTTTATGTGATAAATTTAATTGTGCCCCTGTTCTATTTACTGGTCCTGGATTTGGCCTCCTTCTTCATCAATGGGGCCAGGGGAGAAAAGCTGGGCTTCAAAGTGACCATACTGCTGTCCATCTCCGTCTTACTGCTGATTCTGAAGGACATGCTGCCCTCCACTGAAGAAAATCTGCCACTGATGG CCAACTACTGTGTGGTGATCTTTGCCCTGGTGGGGTTAAGTGTTCTGGAGGCCATGCTGGTGAGCTTCCTATCAGACCTTGATGATTATCAGAAGGCTGAAAGATCTGTGAAAATCGAGCTGGAGGCCGACAACCACAAAG AGCCTGATTTAGCTCAAGAGGAAGGCCAGATGAAGCCACAGCAAAGTCACCTTCCTCTGAATGGGCCCAGTAGCAACGACCTGCTGAATCTACTCCTGGAGGAAATGAAGGCAGCCCGACAGGAAGCTGAAAGACGAGACACAGACATGGGAGTGCTTGGATTCTACAAAAGACAGGCCTGCATCATAGACACTGTGTTCTTCTTCCTCTATTTTTTAACTGTTGTTATTTATCTGATATACATGTATTCAATATGGATACACCAATACTGTATTTCATAA